The DNA window TAATTTCAAACCAGCTCTTCGTATTATTTGCTATTTTTACAAGCGTCAGCATGACCGGCACTTCAACTAGCACACCCACTACAGTAGCGATAGTAGCGCCCGACTGCAGTCCAAAGAGCGAAATGGCGACGGCTACTGCAAGTTCGAAGAAGTTTGACGCCCCTATCATTCCGGCAGGGGCAGCCACATCATGAGGGAGCTTCCAGGCCTTTGCCCAAAAATACGCTATGAAGAAAATTAAGAATGTCTGTATTACAAGAGGCACCGCTATCAACACGATATTAATTGGATTATCAACTATAGTTTTGCCCTGGAATGAGAATATGATGACCAGCGTCATCAGAAGTCCAGACACTGTTACATTGCTGAACTTTGGTATGAACACTTTTTCGAAATAATCAAGGCCTCTCTTCTTTGTTATTACGTCCCTTGAAAGCCAGCCTGCTGTAAGCGGAATTACGACGAAAAGCACCACTGAAAGGAACAGTGTCATCCAAGGTATTGCTATGTCGCTTATTCCAAGAAGGAATGCGACTATCGGAACAAATGCCACTAGTATAATAAGGTCGTTTGTCGCAACCTGGACAAGCGTGTAGGCTGGGTTTCCCTTTGTCAGATGGCTCCATACGAAAACCATCGCCGTGCACGGAGCTGCTCCAAGAAGTACTGCGCCTGCCAGATATTCCTTGGCAAGCTCTGAAGGTATAAGACCCTTGAAAACTACGTAAAAGAAAAACAGCGCTATGCCATACATCGTAAATGGCTTTATAAGCCAGTTAGTCACCCAGGTGACAATAAGTCCTTTTGGATTCTGCCCCACCTGCTTTATGCTGTGGAAGTCGACCTTGAGCATCATTGGATATAT is part of the Peptoclostridium acidaminophilum DSM 3953 genome and encodes:
- the arsB gene encoding ACR3 family arsenite efflux transporter, with the translated sequence MEKDKKIQGIGFFERYLTVWVALCMAVGILIGVYLPGIPHFLSRFEYANVSIPVAILIWLMIYPMMLKVDFHSIKQVGQNPKGLIVTWVTNWLIKPFTMYGIALFFFYVVFKGLIPSELAKEYLAGAVLLGAAPCTAMVFVWSHLTKGNPAYTLVQVATNDLIILVAFVPIVAFLLGISDIAIPWMTLFLSVVLFVVIPLTAGWLSRDVITKKRGLDYFEKVFIPKFSNVTVSGLLMTLVIIFSFQGKTIVDNPINIVLIAVPLVIQTFLIFFIAYFWAKAWKLPHDVAAPAGMIGASNFFELAVAVAISLFGLQSGATIATVVGVLVEVPVMLTLVKIANNTKSWFEIKA